The genomic DNA CCGCAAAGTGTCGAAAATATCGTTCTAAAAGCAACAGCAAAGGATTCATTTCATCGCTATGAATATGCGGAGGAGATGGAAGAAGATTTAAGTACTTCGTTAAATCCTGAAAGATTGAATGAAGCAAAGTTCATCGTGCCGAATGATGATGATGCAACGAAGGCAATCCCTATTATTACTAATGATGAGCAATATACAGATTTAGATGAAACGATTATTCATAATAATAATAAAGAAAATAAAAAAAATCATATCAATACAAATCAAAAACAGAAGAAACATCGAAAAAAGTGGCCCATTATACTGACATCAACTTTTGTTGTTTTGATCGTTCTTGCAATTTTAACGGTTACTGTTCTCCCAAAGATGTTGAAGCCAAAAGATATTGAAGTTCCTAATGTAGCTAAATTAGAGGTAAATGATGCTATTTCAAAATTAGAATCATCAGGTTTTAGCATCGATAAAACTTTTAAAATAACCGATGAGGAAATTCTTGAAAACCATGTGATCAAAACGGAACCGAAAGCAGGACAAAAAATAAAAGAAGGATCGAAAATTAATATGTACGTAAGTACAGGAAAAGAAAAGTTTGAGCTTTCTAATTATAGTGAACGCCAATATGACGAAGTTGTGCGACTATTAGAGAACAAAAATTTTAAAGATATTATAAAAAAAGAAGTTAATAGTGATAGCATACCAGGAACGATCCTTGAGCAAAATCCTCCTGCCGGTGAAGCTGTCGTTCCGGAAGAGACGATACTTGAGTTTACCGTTAGTAAAGGAACAGAAAAGATTACGTTAAAAAATTTAACAGAATATAATAGACGGGGAGTGTCAGACTACGCTGAATCAGTAGGATTATTAGTTGACATGTCTCAAGAGGAATACCATGATTCGATTCAAAGCGGTTTAGTGATCTCCCAATCACCTGCACCAGGCACGGCTTTGAAAAAGGGCGAAAAAGTTACAGTAGTGATTTCAAAAGGAAAAAAGGAAATTCCGCCAAAAACAGTCATAAAAGAAATTACGATTCCGTATGAACCTTCTGAAGAAGGGCAACAACAAGAAGTACAAATTTATATAGAGGATATGAACAGAAGTATGACGGAACCATTTGAAACTTTTTATATGACAGAAACAACTAAAAAGCGGCTTGAATTTACAATCGCTCACGGCGAAAAAGCGGGCTATAAGGTGATCCGTGATCGAAGCGTGATTATTGACGAAGTA from Bacillus aquiflavi includes the following:
- the pknB gene encoding Stk1 family PASTA domain-containing Ser/Thr kinase; its protein translation is MLIGRRINGRYKVLEIIGGGGMANVYLAHDMILDRDVAVKILRLDFANDEEFIRRFRREAQSATSLVHPNIVSIYDVGEEGDIYYIVMEFVDGQTLKQYIQQNSPLKVEKAIEIMKQLTSAISHAHQNHIIHRDIKPQNILMDKDGNVKITDFGIAMALSATTITQTNSVLGSVHYLSPEQARGGMANRKSDIYSLGIVMFELLTGRLPFSGESAVSIALKHLQSETPSVKRWNPDIPQSVENIVLKATAKDSFHRYEYAEEMEEDLSTSLNPERLNEAKFIVPNDDDATKAIPIITNDEQYTDLDETIIHNNNKENKKNHINTNQKQKKHRKKWPIILTSTFVVLIVLAILTVTVLPKMLKPKDIEVPNVAKLEVNDAISKLESSGFSIDKTFKITDEEILENHVIKTEPKAGQKIKEGSKINMYVSTGKEKFELSNYSERQYDEVVRLLENKNFKDIIKKEVNSDSIPGTILEQNPPAGEAVVPEETILEFTVSKGTEKITLKNLTEYNRRGVSDYAESVGLLVDMSQEEYHDSIQSGLVISQSPAPGTALKKGEKVTVVISKGKKEIPPKTVIKEITIPYEPSEEGQQQEVQIYIEDMNRSMTEPFETFYMTETTKKRLEFTIAHGEKAGYKVIRDRSVIIDEVIPYPE